The window CCATACCCCGCTCTGTCGCTATCCGCTTCCATTGTAACGAATCGGTTAGCCCGGAGTAACGAGCGATAGCCGATCGGAACGGTCGCGTTTCGGGACCGGACCGAGCGATAGGACGGCGTTATCGGGGGGAGCGGTGCGAACGCGTCGAGCGCGAGGCGGGCCGGTCAGTCCGTCGTGGACTCCCGGCCCGACGGGCTGGCCGCGTCCCGGTCCGCCCCGTCGGCCACCGCCGTCGCGACGGCGCCGTAGAGGCCGACGTCGTCGCCCAGCGTCGTGGATCGGATCTCCGGGCGGTCGACGAACAGGTAGTCGTCGAGGGAGCGGTCGATGCCCGCGAGGATCCGGTCGGCGTTGTTCAGCGCGACGCCGCCGCCGAGCGTGATCAGACCGGGATTGACGACGTTGCAGACGGCAGCTACCCCGACCGCGTTGTAGCGGTCGACGCGGTCGAGGCACTCCTCGGCGACCGGATCTCCGGCGGCCGCCGCGGCGAACACGTCCTGAGCGGTGCAGCCGTCGTCGGCGAACCCACCGCCGGGGCCCTCGTGGTCGCGCGCCAGGTCCCGGGCGAACTCGGCGACGCCGCGGCCGGAGCAGAAGGCCTCCCACGCGCCCGCGACGCCGGTGCTCTCGCGGTCGCTGTCGGGGGCGACGGGAACGAGGCCGAACTCGCCGGCCCGGGACGACTCGCCCCGCAGGAGGCGGCCGTCCTCGACGACGCCGCCGCCGATGCCCGTGCCCATCGTCAGGTGGACCACGGTGTCGTGGCCGCCGGGGTCGCCGAACTGCCACTCGGCGAGCGCGGCGGCGTTGCAGTCGTTCGCCAGCGCGACCGGGAGGTCGTGGGCGGCCGCGACCGGCGGTCCGATCTCCACCGTCGGTACGACGTCGCCCGCGGGCGTGTCGACCTCGTGGACGGTCCCGGCGGCCGGGTCGACCAGGCCGGTGCAGGAGACGCCCACAGCGTCGAGGCCGCCGTCGACGGCCTCGGCGAGGCGCCCGACGGCGGCGACGACCTGATCGCCGAGCTCGCGGTGGCGCGTGGGCTCGACGCTGACGTCGGTCAGGAACTCCCCGTCGGGGGTGGCGACGACGGAGCGGAAGTTCGTGCTCCCGATGCCGAACGCGGCGACGCGGTCCATACGGCACTGAAGGAGGGAGCGGCGGGTAAAAATCCGCTGGCTACCTCCGGACGGCGCGCGGTAGCGAGCGCCTATCGACGGATTACCCGTCGCGGGTGCGACCGGACCGACTCGAAAGCCATTACGGCAACGGGCACCCAGTCGCGGGCGATGACGACCATCCGCGATTCACTGCCGGAACGGCCCCTCTCCGCGACGGAGGTCAAGGCGCTCGAGGCCCAGCGCGAGGAGATCGGCGTGGCCCCGGTCGGCTTCTTCCCGGACCTGGACATCGTCCCGGCGTTCGTCGTGATCGTCGAGGACGAGCGGGGGTACAGCCTGGGGTTCGACAGGGACGACGAGCGCTGGGTCGTCGTGGAGTCGTTCGACGAGGACGACGCCTTCGCCGACGTGACCGACCGGCTGCGCGAGTGGGTCGGCGACGACTGGGAGGACGTCGACCAGGAGACCGTGGCGGTCGAGGCCGGGCTCGGGGAGCCGGAGCAAGATTGAAGTGTGTCAACCACTAACAACCGAGTGGAGCCACCGAGCTCCCGGCGGGAACGACCGCCGACGCACACTGGCAGGATACTGCCGGAGGGAACTGATTGACCCTCGCTCCCGAGAGCGGGCGAGTTCGTACCGACCGCCCTCCGCAGTATAGCATCGGTGGACGACCAATCGGGGCGGCGGGCCTGGCCACCCGCCGCACGGCGGTTTTTCGAGGCCGCGTCCGCGTTGCGAAACGTTCAACCGCGCGAGCGGTTTGTGCACGGATAATGGGTGGTCCGGACGCCGTCTATCGGGCGCTGGTCGACGAGCGGCGGCGCATCGTCCTCTCCGTCCTCAGGAGACACCACACCGTCCCGCTGCCCGACCTGGCCGAGTCCGTGGCGGAGAGCGAGTTCGACGAGGACGTCGCCGCCATCTCCGGCGAGTCGATCCGGGACGTGTACATGTCCCTCTATCACACCCACGTGCCGCTGCTGGAAGCGGCCGACCTGGTCAGGTACGAGCAGGCGGACGACGTCGTCGCCTGGACCGGGGCGACGGAAGACCGGTTGTCCGCCGCGCGGGACCGCGTCGACGCGCTGCTCGACGACTGAGCGGGGCCGGGCAACGCGGGCGAGGGGCGCGCGCCGATCGTCGCACCGCTCCGTCCCGCGTCAGTTTCCGCGACACAGCCGACGGTCCAAAATACCTTTGGCGCACTATCCGGATCAACACCGGATATGGCCGAGTTGGACGAGGTCGACCGCGGGATTCTCCACCTGCTCCAGTCGGACGCGCGCAATCAGACGCCCGTCGACATGGCGGAGTCGCTCCCGGTGTCCGCACAGACCGTCCGGAACCGGATCGAGAAGCTCGAGGACAGGGGCGTCATCGAGGGCTACGTTCCCGTCATCGACTACGAGGAGGCCGAGTTCCCGATGCGAGTGAAGTTCGCCTGCACGGCGCCGGTCGACCGCCGGGAGGAACTGGCCGAGGAGGCGCTCGAGATTTCCAACGTCGTCCACGTCGAGGAGATGCTGAGCGCGAGGCGGAACCTGCTCCCGCTGGCCGTGACCCGCAACGCGGAGGAGATCACGTCGGTCACGGAGGCGCTCGACGACCTCGGCCTGCGGATCGAGAGCGAGCGGCTCCTGCGGACCAGACACCGCCAGCCGTTCGACCACTTCGGCGAGGACGCCGTCTCCGACGGCTGAGGACGGACTGCGGTTCGGTTTTGGATTTCAAACTTCACTTAAGGACCGTACACGAGGTGAAATAATTTAGGCAAAGTGTTTTTTGCCACAGCATACATCGGGAGGCTTGATGGACACCCGAACTGCTTCCGGGCAGGCGTTTTCTGACGGGGGCGGGCCGATAGCGGACGTGCTCTGGGCTGTCGCCGAGGCCGAGGACCGCGACCCGACCGAGTTGCCGCCCCTCGGCGACGCGATCGACCCGGACGCGTTCGAGCGACTCCTCTCGGAATCGTCGACCCTGGTCCGGGTCTCCTTCGAGTACGCCGGCCACGTGATCGAGGCCCGCTCCGACGGGACCGTCCGGATCCGCGACGACTCGGAGGAGTGAGATGTACCACTTCGTCTGCCACGTCTGCGAGGAGGAGGCGACGTTCTGCGACCTCGAACCAGCGCAGGCCGCGTTCAACGAACACGCGCGGCGGGAGCACGGCGTCGTCCTCCAGCGGGTCGACCCGGGACCGACGGAATCGGCGCCCGGTCCCGGGAACGGAACCACGGTCGACGGCGACCGCGTCGACTGACCCCGCGACGTCGGACTGATCGGCCGAACCGCTTCTCTCAGGCCCTCGCCGTGCGGCGTCGACGGCGCTTCGAGCGCGCACCGGCAGCCGACAGGTTCGAGTGGGTCCGCGGGCAACGTGTCTCGACGTCAGATGGGCGCCGAGGGCGAGACCGGCTGGTTCGAGGGCGACGGAGGCGACGGGAGCGAGCGCGTCGTCGCCCACGTCGACATGGACTGCTTCTACGCGGCCTGCGAGCGACTGCGCGAGCCCGCCCTGAAGGGCGAGCCGCTGGTCGTCGGCATGGGCTTCGAGCCCGGCGAGACGATCGGCGCAGTCGCCACCGCGAGCTACGAGGCCCGCGAGTTCGGCGTCGAGAGCGCCATGGCCATCACGCAGGCCCTCGACCGCCTCCCGCGGAAGGTCGACGCCGCGACGGACCCCGACCTCGACGTCGACGAGGCCGGCTTCTACCGACCGGTCGACATGGAGTACTACGAGTCGGTCAGCTCGGAGGTCAAGGAGATCCTCCGCGAGCGGGCCGACGTCCTCCGCGAGGTCAGCATCGACGAGGCGTACCTGGACGTTACCGACCGGGTCGGCTGGGACGGCGTCCGCGAGTGGGCGGCGGACCTGCGAGCGACCGTCGAGTCGGAGGTGGGCGTCGTCGCCAGCGTCGGCGTCGCCCCGACGATGAGCGCGGCCAAGGTGGCCAGCGACCGGGACAAGCCCGACGGGCTGGTCGTCGTCCGGCCCGGCGAGGTGCGCGACTTCTTCGCCGACCTGCCGGTCGAGGAAGTCCACGGCGTCGGTCCCGTCACGGCCGACGAACTGGGCGAGATGGGGATCGAGACCGCGGGCGACCTCGCCGCGACCGACCGGGACCGCCTCGCCGACCGCTTCGGCGAGCGCGGCCTGGAGATCCGGCGGTTCGCCCGCGGGGAGGACGACCGCGAGGTGACCCCCCGGGGGCGGCCCAAGAGCCTCTCGCGGGAGTCGGCCTTCGCGGAGCCGACCGGCGACCGCGAGGCGGTCCGCGACCGCGTCCGTTCGCTGGCCGACTCCGTGGCCGACCGCGCCGCCAGCAAGGACGTCCTCTACCAGACCATCGGCATCAAGGTCGTCACGCCGCCCTACGACGTGAACACGCGCACTCGCTCCCTCCCGGGCCCCGTCGAGGACCCGGACCTGGTGGAGGAGGTGGCGCTGGACCTCCTCGGCGAGTTCGAGGGCGAGCGCGTCCGGAAGGTCGGCGTCCGCGTCTCGAAGCTCTCGTTCACCGCGGGCGAACAGGCCAGCCTGACGGGGTGGGACGGGGCGGGCGAGGGCGAGCGCAGCGAGCCCTCGGAATCAGCGAGCGGGAGCGAGCGCAGGGAGCGACACGCGAGCAGCGACGGATCAGCGGCCGACGGCGACGGCGACAGCGGTAGCGATGACGGCGAGAGCAGCGCCGCTGCCGACGGTGACGTTACTGACGAGCACACCGACGACCCCGGCGTCGCCGAGCGCGGTGCGGACGGCCAGTCGACGCTCGGGGACTTCTGATCCGCCGCGGCCCTGCGCGGCCTCAGTCCAGTCCGTTCTCGAGGTTCTCCAGGAGCTTGCCGACGAACAGCCCCATCCGGGGCGAGAGGTCGGCCGCTCCCGACGCCTCGGCGGGGCAGGCGGCCAGCGTCGCGACGAACCGCTCGCCGTGAGTCATCGTCTGCAGCACGTCCGCGACGTCCACGGTCAGGCCCTCGTCGGCGGTGACCGCTTCCGGGTAGCGCCGCTTCTCGGCCTCGGTGTAACTGATCGTCCAGGCCGGCCCGCCGACGCCCTCGATCACCTCGTCGAGCGGCCCCACCTCGACGGCCCCGTCGTCGCTCTCGACGTAGACGGTCCCTCCCTCGACGAAGGTGCCGTAGCGCGGCATCACGTGCCCACCGGTCGACCAATCGACGTCACCCGCCATAGCGTTTGTTCCGGCGGCTCTCCCCACGGAGCCCACGGGAACCCTGTAGTCGTGCTCTGTTGTCCATAGTGGTCGTGCCGTCCGATCGACCGTGACCTGTATCTGTACTAATCGGTCACGAACCGGTCGATTCGGTGGCTCTCCCCCCGCTATTCAGTCATTTTTCTCCGTGATAAACATTTTTATCAATGCAGTTACGGGTGTCTGCGGAGGGAGCGTCCGTCGGTCCGTCGCCGCCGGCGCGTGACGCGCGTCTGACGGAGAGTTATGGGCCGGGAGCGGCTCCCGTTGGACAACGAATGGCAGAGACCGAGGAGATCACCGTCGCGACGACGAGTGCCGGTCCGGGGGGTTCGGAGGAGCCGGGCCGACCGGTGGACCTGCCGGTCGTGGAGCTGCTGACCGGCCGCGGCTTCGCGACCGGGAAGTCGGGCAGCGGGAAGTCCAACACTGCGTCGGTCATCGCCGAGAAGCTGCTGGACAACGGCTTCGGCGTGCTCGTGGTCGACATCGACGGCGAGTACTACGGCCTCAAGGAGGAGTACGAGATCCTCCACGTCGGCGCCGACGAGGAGTGCGACATCCAGGTCACCGTCGAGCACGCCGAGAAGATCGCGTCGCTGGCGCTGGAGGAGAACGTCCCGATCATCCTCGACGTCTCCTCGTTCCTCGACATGGACGAGGCCGAGGAGCTCCTGACGGAGGTCGCCCGCCACCTCTTCGCCAAGGCCAAGA of the Halomicrobium salinisoli genome contains:
- a CDS encoding ROK family protein is translated as MDRVAAFGIGSTNFRSVVATPDGEFLTDVSVEPTRHRELGDQVVAAVGRLAEAVDGGLDAVGVSCTGLVDPAAGTVHEVDTPAGDVVPTVEIGPPVAAAHDLPVALANDCNAAALAEWQFGDPGGHDTVVHLTMGTGIGGGVVEDGRLLRGESSRAGEFGLVPVAPDSDRESTGVAGAWEAFCSGRGVAEFARDLARDHEGPGGGFADDGCTAQDVFAAAAAGDPVAEECLDRVDRYNAVGVAAVCNVVNPGLITLGGGVALNNADRILAGIDRSLDDYLFVDRPEIRSTTLGDDVGLYGAVATAVADGADRDAASPSGRESTTD
- a CDS encoding DUF7344 domain-containing protein; translation: MGGPDAVYRALVDERRRIVLSVLRRHHTVPLPDLAESVAESEFDEDVAAISGESIRDVYMSLYHTHVPLLEAADLVRYEQADDVVAWTGATEDRLSAARDRVDALLDD
- a CDS encoding Lrp/AsnC family transcriptional regulator, with product MAELDEVDRGILHLLQSDARNQTPVDMAESLPVSAQTVRNRIEKLEDRGVIEGYVPVIDYEEAEFPMRVKFACTAPVDRREELAEEALEISNVVHVEEMLSARRNLLPLAVTRNAEEITSVTEALDDLGLRIESERLLRTRHRQPFDHFGEDAVSDG
- a CDS encoding HalOD1 output domain-containing protein translates to MDTRTASGQAFSDGGGPIADVLWAVAEAEDRDPTELPPLGDAIDPDAFERLLSESSTLVRVSFEYAGHVIEARSDGTVRIRDDSEE
- the dinB gene encoding DNA polymerase IV encodes the protein MGAEGETGWFEGDGGDGSERVVAHVDMDCFYAACERLREPALKGEPLVVGMGFEPGETIGAVATASYEAREFGVESAMAITQALDRLPRKVDAATDPDLDVDEAGFYRPVDMEYYESVSSEVKEILRERADVLREVSIDEAYLDVTDRVGWDGVREWAADLRATVESEVGVVASVGVAPTMSAAKVASDRDKPDGLVVVRPGEVRDFFADLPVEEVHGVGPVTADELGEMGIETAGDLAATDRDRLADRFGERGLEIRRFARGEDDREVTPRGRPKSLSRESAFAEPTGDREAVRDRVRSLADSVADRAASKDVLYQTIGIKVVTPPYDVNTRTRSLPGPVEDPDLVEEVALDLLGEFEGERVRKVGVRVSKLSFTAGEQASLTGWDGAGEGERSEPSESASGSERRERHASSDGSAADGDGDSGSDDGESSAAADGDVTDEHTDDPGVAERGADGQSTLGDF